The following are encoded together in the Candidatus Omnitrophota bacterium genome:
- a CDS encoding YebC/PmpR family DNA-binding transcriptional regulator gives MSGHSKWKTNKGKKMAADAKKGAVYTKVIKEITVAAREGGGNPDTNTRLRAAMAKAKEANMPSDNVKMAIKRGTGELPGVIYENAIYEAYGPGGVAILIDALTDNKNRTSAELRNIFSKKGGSFAGAGSVSWMFSKKGYFLIDKSQVKEDELMNIVLESGAEDMKSDDKNFEITTDPSNFEKVKEAIQAKGITPLDAEVTMVPSSSVKLSGNEAKQVLSLVEALEEHDDVQQVYANFDIPDEILEEASS, from the coding sequence ATGTCAGGTCACTCAAAATGGAAGACTAACAAAGGCAAGAAAATGGCAGCTGATGCCAAAAAGGGGGCGGTGTACACAAAAGTAATAAAAGAGATCACTGTCGCTGCCCGTGAAGGCGGAGGAAATCCGGATACGAATACGCGTTTGCGTGCGGCTATGGCTAAGGCAAAAGAGGCAAATATGCCCTCTGATAACGTTAAGATGGCGATAAAGCGCGGCACCGGAGAGCTCCCGGGTGTAATCTATGAGAATGCAATATATGAGGCTTACGGCCCCGGTGGCGTAGCTATCCTGATAGATGCGCTTACTGATAATAAAAACCGTACCAGCGCGGAATTGCGTAATATTTTTTCCAAAAAAGGCGGGAGTTTTGCAGGTGCAGGTTCAGTTAGCTGGATGTTTTCAAAAAAAGGCTATTTTTTGATTGATAAATCCCAGGTAAAGGAAGATGAATTAATGAATATAGTCTTGGAATCAGGCGCAGAAGATATGAAATCTGACGATAAGAACTTTGAAATTACCACTGATCCTTCGAATTTTGAAAAGGTAAAAGAGGCTATTCAGGCAAAAGGTATAACTCCGCTTGATGCTGAAGTAACGATGGTACCTTCTTCCAGTGTAAAATTATCAGGTAACGAAGCTAAGCAAGTGTTGTCTTTAGTTGAGGCCCTTGAGGAACATGATGATGTGCAGCAGGTGTATGCAAATTTTGATATACCTGATGAGATATTAGAAGAAGCTTCTTCTTAA
- the ruvC gene encoding crossover junction endodeoxyribonuclease RuvC encodes MVILGIDPALTITGYGAVDYRRNGLLLIEAGIIKTSSKDSLAYRLSRLYKAVSGLISDIKPQVVVLEKLYVHYRHPATAYILGQARGVICLACAVKNVTLVEYAATRVKKAIVGKGLASKQQIQKMIISTLRLSKVPKYMDVTDALALAIAHGNIIRTKL; translated from the coding sequence ATGGTAATACTTGGGATTGACCCGGCTTTGACAATAACAGGTTATGGTGCAGTCGATTACAGAAGAAATGGTTTATTATTAATTGAAGCCGGGATTATTAAGACTTCTTCCAAAGACAGTCTGGCATACAGGTTGTCTCGTTTGTATAAAGCGGTTTCCGGATTAATATCCGATATTAAACCGCAGGTCGTCGTTCTTGAGAAATTATACGTGCATTACCGGCATCCTGCTACTGCATATATTCTGGGGCAAGCAAGGGGTGTAATATGTCTTGCTTGCGCAGTGAAGAATGTAACCTTGGTTGAGTATGCTGCTACAAGAGTAAAAAAGGCAATAGTAGGTAAAGGCCTTGCTTCAAAGCAGCAGATACAAAAGATGATCATCAGCACGCTTAGGCTGTCAAAAGTCCCGAAGTATATGGATGTTACTGACGCCCTGGCTTTGGCTATTGCACACGGAAATATAATCAGGACTAAATTATGA
- a CDS encoding Holliday junction DNA helicase RuvA: MIVSITGKLIEKGRNHVVVQAENSLSYEVLLPATVIERLDEHAKEGECITFITYHYLQVEPSRSLPVLIGFLNEIEKEFFEVFITVSGIGPRAALRALNQPISLIARAIDEGDIDFLKSLPGIGQQRAREIIAKLQNKVGKFGLIQDKTSKDSGPRGAVASNIEDDALAVLMQLQYRRQEAVQMIKRALQNNPDINSAEGLLNEVYRQTKG; this comes from the coding sequence ATGATCGTAAGCATAACCGGAAAGCTTATTGAAAAAGGCAGGAACCATGTAGTCGTGCAAGCCGAGAACAGCTTGTCTTATGAGGTGCTTCTGCCTGCTACAGTTATTGAGAGGCTTGATGAGCACGCTAAAGAAGGTGAATGCATTACTTTTATTACTTACCATTATCTCCAGGTGGAGCCTTCCAGAAGTTTGCCTGTGCTAATAGGTTTTCTTAATGAAATAGAAAAAGAGTTCTTTGAGGTTTTTATAACTGTTTCTGGCATAGGCCCAAGGGCAGCGTTGAGGGCATTGAATCAGCCAATTTCTTTGATAGCCAGGGCAATCGATGAAGGGGATATTGATTTCTTAAAGTCTCTGCCCGGCATAGGCCAGCAGAGGGCAAGGGAGATCATAGCTAAGCTTCAGAATAAAGTCGGTAAATTTGGTTTAATCCAGGATAAAACATCGAAAGATTCCGGTCCCCGGGGGGCAGTAGCTTCTAATATTGAAGATGACGCTTTAGCAGTTTTAATGCAGCTGCAATACAGGAGGCAGGAAGCTGTACAGATGATAAAAAGAGCCCTGCAGAATAACCCGGATATAAATAGTGCAGAAGGATTATTGAACGAGGTTTATCGCCAAACAAAGGGTTAG
- the scpB gene encoding SMC-Scp complex subunit ScpB — MTEDNAKSVLEALIFSSDRPVTLEQMKKCLEHLSIEDIRAKLKDLAAEYEALSRGIRLVEVAGGYQMVTATSFSPFLKKLYKERRVERLSKPALETLAIIAYKQPLTKLEIESLRSVNVDGVMKSLLDKDLIRISGRKQAPGRPFVFGTTKQFLIYFGLNSLNDLPKMEDFSSMAKAKEDELIAAGAQQIVTEEKNGSEGPTQTN, encoded by the coding sequence ATGACAGAGGATAATGCTAAATCGGTATTAGAGGCTTTGATTTTTTCAAGTGACAGGCCAGTGACTTTGGAGCAAATGAAAAAATGCCTGGAACACTTAAGTATTGAAGACATTCGTGCCAAGCTCAAAGACCTTGCCGCAGAATATGAGGCTTTGAGCAGGGGAATAAGGTTGGTTGAAGTTGCAGGCGGTTACCAGATGGTTACAGCTACTTCTTTTTCGCCTTTCCTGAAGAAATTATATAAAGAAAGAAGAGTGGAAAGATTATCTAAACCTGCTTTAGAGACTTTAGCCATAATCGCCTATAAACAGCCTTTGACTAAGCTCGAGATAGAATCTTTACGCAGCGTCAACGTTGACGGAGTTATGAAGAGCCTGCTGGATAAAGATTTGATTCGAATTTCGGGAAGAAAACAGGCTCCGGGAAGGCCGTTTGTTTTTGGCACTACTAAGCAGTTTTTGATTTATTTCGGTTTAAATTCATTAAATGATCTTCCTAAGATGGAAGATTTTTCTTCCATGGCTAAGGCCAAGGAAGATGAGCTGATTGCCGCAGGCGCTCAGCAGATAGTAACGGAGGAGAAAAATGGATCTGAAGGCCCTACGCAGACAAATTGA
- the pheA gene encoding prephenate dehydratase: MDLKALRRQIDKIDSRIVSLLNERAKMALGIADVKKKNGLGIYSPQREIEVFRKISGLNKGPLKTESLESIYREIMSSGLAIEKSLKIAYLGPEASFSHLAALKRFGSQVSFTPCNSIGDAFLEVERGNADYGVIPVENSIEGAVSHSLDMFVDSDLKICAQVMLDVSHNLLANCPKNKIKRIYSNPQVFGQCRLWLKENLPGAETIEVSSTTRAAQIARREIGSACIASLLASKLYRLKVLARDIEDSPHNVTRFLVIGKDEVPPTGNDRTSIVFSIKDKVGALYEMLLPFKKYNINLTKIESRPSKKKAWDYYFFVDLNGHCNTPKVKKALGELERKCRFLKVLGSYPVGR; the protein is encoded by the coding sequence ATGGATCTGAAGGCCCTACGCAGACAAATTGATAAGATAGATTCAAGGATAGTCAGCTTATTGAATGAGCGGGCAAAAATGGCTTTGGGTATAGCAGATGTAAAGAAAAAGAATGGGTTGGGTATTTATTCCCCCCAAAGAGAAATCGAAGTATTCAGGAAAATATCCGGTTTAAATAAAGGGCCCCTGAAGACAGAATCACTTGAATCTATTTACAGGGAGATAATGTCATCGGGGCTGGCAATTGAAAAATCATTAAAGATAGCATATCTTGGCCCTGAAGCAAGTTTTTCTCATCTTGCTGCTTTGAAAAGATTCGGCTCTCAGGTATCTTTTACTCCTTGTAACAGTATCGGAGATGCATTTTTAGAAGTAGAGAGAGGCAATGCGGATTACGGAGTTATCCCCGTCGAGAACTCTATTGAAGGTGCTGTAAGCCACAGCCTGGATATGTTTGTTGATTCGGATTTGAAAATCTGCGCCCAGGTTATGCTTGATGTCTCCCATAACCTGCTGGCGAATTGCCCTAAAAATAAAATAAAGAGGATATATTCTAATCCTCAGGTCTTTGGCCAGTGCAGGCTATGGCTTAAGGAAAATCTTCCCGGAGCTGAAACTATTGAAGTCTCAAGTACAACCCGCGCAGCACAGATAGCGCGCAGGGAGATTGGCAGCGCCTGTATTGCTTCGCTTTTGGCATCCAAACTGTATAGGTTAAAGGTCCTGGCCAGAGATATAGAAGATTCTCCACATAATGTGACCAGGTTCTTAGTCATTGGTAAGGATGAAGTCCCGCCTACGGGTAACGACAGGACTTCAATTGTTTTTTCCATCAAAGATAAGGTAGGTGCGTTATATGAAATGTTGCTGCCTTTTAAGAAATACAATATAAATCTTACAAAAATAGAATCTCGTCCGTCTAAGAAAAAGGCGTGGGACTATTATTTCTTTGTTGATTTAAACGGGCATTGTAATACTCCCAAAGTAAAGAAAGCCCTTGGCGAACTAGAACGTAAATGCAGGTTCTTAAAGGTGCTTGGTTCTTACCCTGTAGGAAGATAA
- a CDS encoding histidinol-phosphate transaminase, which translates to MQVLKGAWFLPCRKISQMNLARKNILKIEPYEAGRPIEEVKRQLGLKNIIKLASNENPFGPSPKAVSAIKASLNKLNRYPDSGSFYLKRKLAKSYNLDSACFAVGNGSDELIDIIIKSFVEDDENIITADFTFLEYKIVSGVNGRIVKTVPLKYFKYDLNAIKKRIDAKTKVVFVANPNNPTGTYVSRLEIEEFLGDLPDNVILVLDEAYDAFIDVDDFPNSLKYIRNKNVIVLKTLSKAYGLAGIRIGYAIAQPDIIKYMETARQPFNVNSLAQAAALAALDDEGFIRKTRKAILEGKNYIYDSLKKQGVPYVSSVANFILIDVGRDGVGVFKEMLKFGVIVRDMKQYGLRNFIRVTIGTKKENERFIKVLKKIL; encoded by the coding sequence ATGCAGGTTCTTAAAGGTGCTTGGTTCTTACCCTGTAGGAAGATAAGCCAAATGAATTTAGCTAGGAAAAATATATTAAAAATTGAACCATATGAAGCTGGCAGGCCTATTGAAGAAGTAAAGAGGCAGTTAGGCTTAAAGAACATTATTAAACTTGCCTCTAACGAAAATCCTTTTGGCCCTTCCCCTAAAGCTGTTTCGGCGATCAAAGCCAGCCTTAATAAGCTTAATCGTTACCCCGACAGCGGATCGTTTTACTTAAAGAGAAAGCTGGCAAAGTCTTATAATCTTGATTCTGCCTGTTTTGCCGTCGGTAACGGTTCCGATGAGCTTATAGACATAATTATAAAGTCTTTTGTTGAGGACGACGAAAATATAATTACTGCGGATTTTACCTTTCTTGAATATAAGATTGTATCAGGTGTCAACGGAAGGATTGTTAAGACCGTTCCTCTGAAATATTTTAAATATGATCTCAATGCGATAAAGAAGAGGATCGACGCTAAGACTAAAGTAGTATTTGTCGCTAATCCCAACAATCCAACAGGTACTTATGTCAGCAGGCTGGAGATCGAGGAATTCTTAGGGGATTTACCTGACAACGTGATTCTGGTCCTGGATGAGGCTTACGATGCCTTTATTGACGTCGATGATTTCCCAAACAGCCTTAAATATATCCGTAATAAAAACGTTATAGTCTTAAAGACTCTGTCTAAAGCCTATGGATTGGCGGGTATAAGGATTGGTTATGCTATCGCTCAACCGGATATCATTAAGTACATGGAAACAGCCAGGCAGCCTTTTAATGTTAATTCTTTAGCCCAGGCAGCAGCCTTGGCTGCGCTTGATGATGAGGGTTTTATACGCAAGACCAGAAAAGCGATATTGGAAGGGAAAAACTATATTTACGATTCATTAAAGAAGCAGGGCGTGCCTTATGTTTCAAGCGTGGCAAATTTTATCCTTATAGATGTCGGCAGGGATGGAGTAGGAGTATTTAAAGAGATGCTGAAATTTGGGGTTATCGTCAGGGATATGAAGCAATACGGATTAAGAAATTTTATCAGGGTTACTATCGGTACAAAAAAAGAAAACGAAAGATTTATAAAAGTCTTAAAGAAAATATTATAA
- the aroF gene encoding 3-deoxy-7-phosphoheptulonate synthase produces the protein MIIVLKPEATQAQIDHIVEKVKKLGLSPHISKGTERSIIGVIGPEDILRVTPLEAFPGVEKVMSVLAPYKLVSREFKKEDSVIELGKGVKIGGKKIIVMAGPCAIENFEVLHDVAVEIKKCGVSVLRGGAFKPRTSPYSFQGLGEEGLRFLKQVGDELGLVTVSEVMDTRDVELVARYVDVLQIGARNMQNFNLLKEIGQTKKPVLLKRGLSSTVKEMLMSAEYILSGGNFNVVLCERGIRTFEESTRNTLDISAVPVSKQLSHLPIIVDPSHASGKWGLVAPLSKAAVAAGTDGLIIEVHTKPEEALSDGVQSLLPVNFKQLMAELKNISKAVGREI, from the coding sequence ATGATAATAGTGCTGAAACCAGAAGCAACACAGGCGCAGATTGACCATATTGTTGAAAAAGTGAAGAAATTAGGCTTGAGCCCGCATATTTCAAAAGGGACCGAAAGATCCATAATCGGAGTTATAGGCCCAGAGGATATTCTGCGCGTCACTCCTCTGGAAGCCTTCCCCGGAGTTGAGAAGGTTATGTCCGTGCTTGCCCCCTATAAATTGGTTTCGCGGGAATTTAAAAAAGAAGATTCAGTTATAGAGCTTGGTAAGGGCGTAAAGATCGGCGGTAAAAAGATTATTGTTATGGCAGGGCCGTGCGCCATAGAGAATTTTGAAGTATTGCATGATGTGGCCGTTGAAATAAAAAAATGCGGTGTATCTGTGCTTAGAGGCGGTGCTTTTAAGCCAAGGACATCCCCTTACAGTTTTCAGGGGCTAGGGGAGGAGGGTTTAAGGTTCTTAAAGCAAGTCGGTGATGAGCTGGGATTAGTTACCGTAAGCGAAGTAATGGATACCCGCGATGTTGAACTTGTTGCCAGGTACGTTGATGTTTTGCAAATCGGCGCAAGGAACATGCAGAATTTTAATTTATTAAAGGAAATCGGTCAGACAAAAAAACCTGTTTTGCTGAAGAGAGGCCTGTCTTCCACCGTTAAAGAGATGTTAATGTCTGCAGAATACATACTTTCAGGCGGAAATTTTAATGTCGTACTTTGCGAAAGAGGGATACGTACTTTTGAAGAGTCTACGCGTAATACCCTTGATATAAGCGCAGTGCCGGTATCAAAGCAACTTTCGCATCTACCGATCATTGTTGATCCTAGCCATGCTTCTGGAAAATGGGGTTTAGTAGCTCCGTTATCTAAGGCGGCTGTCGCCGCCGGTACGGACGGCCTGATTATAGAGGTTCACACTAAACCGGAAGAGGCTCTTTCGGATGGAGTGCAATCATTGCTGCCTGTTAACTTCAAACAGCTTATGGCAGAGCTCAAGAATATAAGCAAGGCAGTAGGAAGAGAAATTTAA
- a CDS encoding prephenate dehydrogenase, with protein sequence MPANKIMFDKVGVIGVGLIGGSIALAIKKRRLAREIIGLSRHKNSAFVARRLKIIDSIAKNLDDFSDCDLVILATPVDSIIDTSMLLSKKIKGDTIVIDVGSTKEKIVTRLSGLFANFVGCHPLAGSEARGAVNARPDIFSDSICILTPVKSTRPAVYNKIKKLWECVGARVIIMPPDKHDQILSFISHLPHVVAFSLIRCVPDDFLKFAPTSLKDVTRIAASDPKLWQEIFLSNKRNIRIAISGFKKAVLALESAITNSESKKIFDFLNKAKTKREKMK encoded by the coding sequence ATGCCGGCTAATAAAATTATGTTTGATAAAGTAGGGGTGATAGGCGTAGGTTTGATTGGCGGCTCGATTGCGCTGGCTATAAAGAAGCGTAGATTAGCCAGGGAGATCATTGGACTAAGCCGTCATAAAAACAGTGCTTTTGTTGCAAGAAGGCTAAAAATAATCGATTCTATAGCTAAAAATCTCGATGATTTTTCTGATTGCGATTTAGTAATATTAGCCACCCCGGTTGATTCTATTATAGATACCTCAATGTTATTATCTAAAAAAATAAAAGGGGATACGATAGTAATTGATGTAGGCAGCACAAAAGAAAAAATAGTAACCAGGCTTTCCGGTCTTTTCGCAAATTTTGTTGGGTGCCATCCTTTGGCCGGTTCTGAGGCCAGAGGCGCGGTGAATGCAAGGCCGGATATATTTTCTGATTCTATCTGTATATTGACGCCGGTTAAAAGCACCAGGCCTGCAGTATATAATAAGATAAAGAAGCTTTGGGAATGTGTAGGGGCCAGGGTTATAATTATGCCACCTGATAAGCATGATCAGATCCTGTCATTTATCAGCCATCTGCCGCATGTAGTTGCTTTTTCTTTGATAAGATGTGTCCCGGATGATTTCTTGAAGTTTGCGCCTACCAGCCTTAAAGATGTCACCAGGATCGCTGCTTCAGATCCGAAATTATGGCAGGAGATATTTCTCAGCAATAAGAGAAATATAAGAATTGCTATAAGCGGATTCAAGAAAGCAGTACTCGCCTTAGAGTCTGCAATAACCAATTCTGAGAGTAAAAAGATATTTGATTTCCTCAACAAAGCAAAAACAAAAAGAGAAAAAATGAAATGA
- a CDS encoding (d)CMP kinase: protein MIIAIDGPAGAGKSTVAKLLAKKLNFVYIDTGAMYRALTLKVIDNGIDVGDTGSIIGIAQNTTIDLVNMHDGSLKVLLDSKDVSVQIRQPRITKFVSDIAKIKSVRQIMVSLQRKLGKAKDSVLDGRDIGTVVFPEADNKFYVDADFNERVMRRFKELKAAGTDVTIGQVEDDLRNRDNIDSSREFAPLKKADDAVYIDTTKLSIEEVVDKLFSFIKSKNE, encoded by the coding sequence ATGATTATAGCTATTGACGGTCCAGCTGGTGCAGGCAAGAGTACTGTTGCCAAGCTGTTGGCTAAGAAGCTCAACTTCGTCTATATAGATACGGGTGCGATGTACAGGGCGCTCACTCTGAAAGTTATTGATAATGGGATCGATGTAGGCGACACAGGTTCTATCATAGGCATTGCCCAGAATACGACGATTGACCTGGTAAACATGCATGATGGTTCGCTTAAGGTGTTACTTGATTCTAAAGATGTAAGCGTTCAAATAAGGCAGCCGCGAATAACTAAATTTGTTTCCGATATTGCTAAAATTAAGTCAGTAAGGCAGATAATGGTTTCCTTGCAAAGAAAGTTGGGCAAAGCCAAAGATTCAGTCCTTGATGGCAGAGATATAGGGACGGTCGTTTTCCCGGAAGCAGATAATAAATTTTATGTGGATGCTGATTTTAATGAAAGGGTAATGAGGAGGTTTAAGGAATTAAAGGCTGCCGGGACAGACGTAACCATTGGGCAGGTAGAAGATGATCTGCGCAACCGTGATAATATTGATTCTAGCAGGGAATTTGCGCCTTTGAAGAAGGCAGATGATGCCGTTTATATAGATACGACCAAATTAAGCATAGAAGAAGTAGTAGATAAATTATTTAGTTTTATTAAAAGTAAAAATGAATAA